The Proteus sp. ZN5 genome includes the window TTAATGCGTCAAATCATGCGAGAAATCATCAACAGTCATAGCGATATGGAAGTTGTTGATTGTGCACCAGATCCTATAGTGGCTCGTGACTTAATAAAAAAGTACAACCCACAGGTATTAACGTTAGACGTTGAAATGCCACGTATGGATGGTATTGATTTCTTGGAAAAACTGATGCGATTAAGACCAATGCCTGTCGTTATGGTCTCATCATTAACAGCAAAAGGTTCAGAAGTGACGTTAAAAGCGTTAGAACTGGGTGCGGTTGATTTTGTGACTAAACCACAGCTTGGTTTGCGTGAAGGTATGATGGCTTATAGTGAACTGATTGCTGAGAAAATTCGTGCCGCAGCACTGGCACGGATTAATCGCCGAGAAGTACAAGCAGCGCCTTCTAAATCATTGTCATTTACACCGATGATTTCGAGTGAAAAGTTGATTGCTGTAGGTGCATCAACTGGTGGCACAGAGGCTATTCGTAATTTTCTAGAACCATTACCCATTACCAGCCCTGCGATATTAATTACGCAACATATGCCAGCAGGGTTTACGCACTCATTTGCAGAACGATTAAATCGTTTATGCCAAATTAGTGTAAAAGAAGCAGAAGATGGCGAACGTGTATTGCCTGGGCATGCTTATATTG containing:
- a CDS encoding chemotaxis response regulator protein-glutamate methylesterase, with the protein product MNKITVLCVDDSALMRQIMREIINSHSDMEVVDCAPDPIVARDLIKKYNPQVLTLDVEMPRMDGIDFLEKLMRLRPMPVVMVSSLTAKGSEVTLKALELGAVDFVTKPQLGLREGMMAYSELIAEKIRAAALARINRREVQAAPSKSLSFTPMISSEKLIAVGASTGGTEAIRNFLEPLPITSPAILITQHMPAGFTHSFAERLNRLCQISVKEAEDGERVLPGHAYIAPGDYHMELRRNGANYQIHINKEPAVNRHRPSVDVLFRSVAKYAGRNAIGVILTGMGSDGAAGLLEMRRAGSYTFAQDEASCVVFGMPRAAVELGAVDEVKSISAMSKAVLMKISSTQSLRI